From a region of the Drosophila ananassae strain 14024-0371.13 chromosome XL, ASM1763931v2, whole genome shotgun sequence genome:
- the LOC6504776 gene encoding uncharacterized protein LOC6504776 yields MCTLSDFFSCIRSQGGSDKDYTSPTHRRHNLDDEYEEVGKDIRENKSLARDRRRRSGKEKQRSATLPSGISGLGSTSGFTSTCIRPLSRDLRISYEAMERYDEIFGGPDIEAGETSTNRHIPDQF; encoded by the coding sequence ATGTGCACTCTCAGCGATTTCTTTTCCTGCATCAGGTCCCAGGGTGGCTCGGACAAAGACTACACCAGTCCGACCCATCGACGGCATAATCTGGACGATGAGTACGAGGAGGTTGGCAAGGACATACGTGAGAACAAGTCCTTGGCCAGAGATCGCCGGCGGAGGAGCGGCAAGGAGAAGCAACGTTCGGCCACACTGCCCAGTGGCATTTCCGGTTTGGGCTCAACTTCCGGCTTTACGAGCACTTGCATCCGTCCTCTGTCCCGGGACTTGCGCATCTCCTATGAGGCCATGGAGCGGTACGATGAGATTTTCGGAGGTCCTGACATCGAGGCTGGCGAGACTTCAACAAACCGACATATTCCAGATCAGTTTTAA